ACATGTTTATTTGACGATTCGAACTCATGATCCCTTGATTATTTACAGGTGTAAACCGTCACAAACTCaattgaattgcatttcattctctAGGATATTTTCCACTTTCGTGTAGTCTAAGTATTGCTTGTCTGTTCGTGATATCATTTTGAACATTGAAATCTTCATTATATTTTGTGTCATTATTAGTACAAAAAGTCATTTTAAGGCAAATAAAGTAAACCCCATATAATGTTTACCCtttgattgaattttttttttttttttgttgttgttgttttcatGTTATCTTCACTAACTCAAAACTCACAACAGTATAATTTTGTATCTCGAAATTTATGAAAGTTGTTTTGcgtcattttatttattattattatttttttggtgaGGAGGAGGGGAGGGGGGTGGTAAGTAATTTTAAGAGAAGAATTTTTTGCTTTTATATGCTCATGGTATACCTTAtggatgaataaatattcaGAAAAGGTAAACAACGTGAAATTTTGATTCACTACTTATGGTCACGTCAATGACGGAGAATCCctgtttataattttttttttttttttaagtaaagcCGATTCTAACTTTTCTTTGCCGGGCCATAAAAAGAAATTGTAGTTCGACTTTATTGTACGATTAACGAAATAAACATCTATATGTCAACGTTTTTTCGAATAGCGAATAGAAATTACGGAACTTTCCCCTTTTACTACTGCGGCTACAACTGTAACATAAGCTTAGAAGtaagatttggaaagaaatctATTTAATTAGACACACATGTGATGTGATTAGGGCTGTTCAtaaatcgagccgctcgcgatcgagttcgagctctcgcgagcggctcgaataCGAGCTCGACTCAAGTTCGAGCTCAAAAACATTATGCTCGTTGACTCGCGAGGGGCTCGCGAACTCGATTAtatatctatttatttatttattattttaattgtaagattacatatatatctctaatattttattttttgttaaaaaattattattttatttattttcaaaaaataaaaataattatatatttttttattttttaaagctCGAACTTGACATTTTGAGCTCgttgagttcgagttcgagttcgagttttataaaattaactggagactcggctcgattaggcCAAAAGTCAACTCGACTCAGCTCGTTTGCATCCCTAGTGATGGGTGGTCGAAATTTATTTATCCAAGATGAAAAAGGGTAAGaatggttttttcttttttctgtctCTATTGTCACCATCTAACACCTGCTCCTACTCCTAGTCATACTCTAATCCATACTAGAGGACTGACCCAACGGATCTACAGAGAATTGACAAGCATTGAACTACCATCGAACCATACGAATGTATTAAGTACCCATATGAATCTTAGAATTGACAACTTTTGATGTGAGATAAGGTTTGAACCAACATCACAAAACATGTGGTGATCAACTTCTCTAGAGGAAGTCAGTTAGATAAGAGTGGTAGTAATAGCGAAAAATGATGTTATAAGGTGTAAGAGTAAGATGCCTtgaattcaaatcttacatGTTGTTATTGACAAATTGATTACaataaatttcatcttttcatttaataaatactagtaaattttttgattttttttttaaaaaaaaaaagaaaagaaaagaaaagacgcTAGAGTAGACATCTGAATTAAGAACGTCTTAATAtgcttctttttttaaaaataaaaaaaatcgcACCACGGTTTTAGCAATACTTCAGAGATGTTAGAGGCATCCCCGATCATAATGTACTACTATTACAATTACAATTGCATCATTCATCAACGGCTGCGGCTGAGGCTGAATCGGTGCCGGCCTAGACATCCAGTTCCATTTAGAGCTAGCTAGCAAAAGCATCCACTGTCGGTGCCGCCGCCGGCAGCAGAGCAGCATCCACTGTCTGTCCCTGCCCCCACAATCCATTTATTACCCGGTATCAGTCAAACAACCAGAAGTCTGTGTTGGTGAGCTGATGGTGGATTGATGGCTTCATGTTCATGTATTTGGCCACACTTCATCCATCATCACACCTTAAAATATCGGCTGTCCCGGCAAATACCTTTTACTTTCCTTGGATAAGATGTGATCAATTTATCAACCCCTGCAAAGTCCAAACAGCCTGTCCCACCCAGGCTACGCGAACCTTTCTTCTTTAGCTTTTCATCACGTTTTATTACTTCTGTTGTCACCCTTTTGTTCAGCCACTTTATTaccatgtttttttttaataatttattttattttcctgaGGGTATTGTTATATTATACTagtagaaaagaaaacaaaatacttCTCCTAAACTCTTAAATGTAATAGTTTAGTGTTTGTTTTCTACAAGGTTCTCCTTGCTTGGGATTTTTCAGGTTCTATCTTGTGTAGATAAAGTAAATGCATTTGCCTGCGCAAGGGCACGCACTAGAATTCAATTTCTGAGCCAAATCCCAGTCCAAAGTTAGgacctagtttttttttttggtcaaaaaagatAGGATCTAGTTACGAAGCAAGAAATAACCCTTATTTTTAAGAAGAATAATGACCGGTAATGTAATTAGAGGGATTAACAAAAAAATCACTTCTTGCTACCTCTCTTTCTTTTGAGTTTTTAATGGCTGACATATAATTTTTTatgaattaatattttatacactaacagtgtatacacttttATCATTGAATGCATGATACATAATATAAAATtgaatataaaatttaaattttatacatGTATCGTACATCCAActgtgatagtgtatataagatttactcatttCTTATTCTATATTTGCCTGCAAGATTTTGTACACACAAACACATTGGTTTTATAAACCAGTTGCTTCACCACAAGGGCTAACTGAGAAGCAATTCAAACAAAGATCAGCCGTGTAATATGATAATAGGGAAAATGGCCATTttcgtccctaaactttttttgtccgtcaatttagtccctaacttttatTTTTAGCCAATTTAATACATGAATTTAATTTTCGGATCCAATTAAGTCCTTCTACGGCGGCGCCGCCACCTAAAAGTAATTTAGCTCCTAATTTAACAATAAATAAGGGCATTTTGGGAACTTTGAATTATCTCCTCTCCACTGCCAACCTCCACCACCAACCACCCGCCTCCTCCTTCATGATCGGCGATTTTGGATATACCAACAACACCAGTAATCCACCGGCGGAGGGATTACTATGGCTCTGCAGCCTAAAATTTGAAAGATTGGAGAAGAAGCCAATGTTTCCCAGCAAGAACAGAGCAATAACAACCACGCAGTCAAAATTATCCACATCCActgctgcatttttcttttacCTCTGTTCCTAAATGACGGAGGGATAGATTTTGTCTTGCTTTGCTTCACCACAACTGATGGTTTTTGAGATCTTTTGGTAACGGTAGGAAAACAATACTTAACCTCAGATTCCTTTATTGTTCCAGGTACAATTTCAGATTTTGGAGTGTATTCCCCAATATCGTTTCCATCGGGAACTTCTGCTCCACCggccttctttcttttcttcttccttttcttcttcctcaaccTGTTCTCCCTTTCCTAGACAAATCAAACGAACGTCATTGATGGAAAGCCAAGTGAAGAAAAGCACACTTACTCAGGCACATGAATTggaaattcaaaatttcttaCCTTGTCTATGAGCTCGGTTTCTTTCTGTGCTCGTAATTCAGCCCTCATTTGCGCTTTCTCTGCGatcctctttttcctctccagTGCCTCCAGAGCCTTAGCTTTCTCCTCTAGTCGCCGTTGCTCCCTCAACTTGGCTGTTGCCTCTGCCTTCGTTAACTCTTCAGCCTTCCTTGAGATGCTCTGATTTTGTCTTATTGTGTCAGTGAGTTTGGAAGAGGGAATTCCTATTTCTACTCTAAACATGCATGCCTAAGGTGGCTAGGCTTCTATTTCAAACATGGGATTCCACT
This portion of the Coffea arabica cultivar ET-39 chromosome 2e, Coffea Arabica ET-39 HiFi, whole genome shotgun sequence genome encodes:
- the LOC140037162 gene encoding uncharacterized protein yields the protein MFRVEIGIPSSKLTDTIRQNQSISRKAEELTKAEATAKLREQRRLEEKAKALEALERKKRIAEKAQMRAELRAQKETELIDKERENRLRKKKRKKKRKKAGGAEVPDGNDIGEYTPKSEIVPGTIKESEVKYCFPTVTKRSQKPSVVVKQSKTKSIPPSFRNRGKRKMQQWMWIILTAWLLLLCSCWETLASSPIFQILGCRAIVIPPPVDYWCCWYIQNRRS